In the Diprion similis isolate iyDipSimi1 chromosome 2, iyDipSimi1.1, whole genome shotgun sequence genome, one interval contains:
- the LOC124416449 gene encoding androgen-induced gene 1 protein-like isoform X1, whose translation MRRQAASKCVRRKDDVNTPHTRVVPSPVEARVRSPRSEFSVVRLGLSVIHPVSVCAVLCIDSVRSWPPCPVRFTFVTDESKITNMDSTKVKNKTRDTLLTGMHAIAFAQFAFAVYYDYTYTAIPRHIARMHSAFGGKFKFLTFWNAILQAVFFFVCLLNDFGGSNELCPAKRPILRRVKDFFHASLGFPVAMFVGVTFWALMAVDRELVLPAAIDAYFPWWLNHLMHTLIMVTTLLEMIIAPRQYPKRLSGLGGLLLFMAAYLVWLLIIYAVSEIWVYPVMEVLSWPLRIVFFLVLFLFTAILYILGEYLDRLIWGRAKKSVGKSAKKKKSK comes from the exons ATGCGTCGTCAGGCTGCATCGAAGTGCGTCCGACGTAAAGATGATGTAAATACTCCGCATACACGTGTCGTCCCGAGTCCCGTTGAAGCGCGCGTGCGTTCGCCTCGCAGCGAGTTCAGTGTAGTTCGACTTGGCCTTTCTGTCATCCATCCAGTCTCTGTATGTGCTGTGCTGTGCATAGATTCAGTGCGAAGCTGGCCGCCGTGTCCCGTGCGCTTCACTTTCGTCACGG ACGAATCTAAGATCACAAATATGGACTCTACAAAAGTGAAGAACAAAACGCGGGACACCCTGCTGACAGGAATGCACGCGATTGCCTTCGCGCAATTTGCATTCGCGGTCTATTACGATTACACCTATACAGCCATTCCTCGACATATCGCCAGGATGCACAGTGCCTTTGGCggcaaattcaaatttctcacGTTCTGGAACGCG ATCTTACAagctgttttctttttcgtttgctTGCTAAACGATTTTGGTGGAAGCAATGAGTTATGTCCGGCAAAACGGCCAATTTTACGCCGTGTTAAAGACTTCTTTCATGCCAGTCTTGGATTCCCAGTTGCAATG TTTGTCGGTGTGACTTTCTGGGCACTCATGGCCGTGGACCGTGAGCTAGTACTACCTGCTGCTATAGACGCTTATTTTCCTTGGTGGTTAAATCATCTGATGCACACTCTGATCATGGTCACTACTTTACTTGAAATGATTATCGCTCCCCGCCAGTACCCTAAACGATTATCTGGTCTTGGAGGCCTACTTCTATTTATGGCTGCGTACTTGGTGTG gcTGCTCATTATTTATGCAGTGAGCGAAATCTGGGTGTATCCTGTCATGGAGGTTCTGTCATGGCCACTACggattgtttttttcctcgtaCTTTTCCTGTTTACTGCGATTCTGTACATCTTGGGAGAGTACTTGGATCGGCTCATCTGGG GACGGGCTAAGAAATCTGTAGGTAAGAGtgccaagaagaagaaatcaaaatga
- the LOC124416449 gene encoding androgen-induced gene 1 protein-like isoform X4, producing the protein MTDSKVSSWKQRGKQACYLLTHASILGVYVFTIYYALVHLHIPERTSASQFEPGQFKYLTFWDLILQAVFFFVCLLNDFGGSNELCPAKRPILRRVKDFFHASLGFPVAMFVGVTFWALMAVDRELVLPAAIDAYFPWWLNHLMHTLIMVTTLLEMIIAPRQYPKRLSGLGGLLLFMAAYLVWLLIIYAVSEIWVYPVMEVLSWPLRIVFFLVLFLFTAILYILGEYLDRLIWGRAKKSVGKSAKKKKSK; encoded by the exons ATGACGGACAGTAAGGTCAGTTCG TGGAAACAACGCGGGAAACAAGCGTGCTATCTGCTTACCCATGCTTCCATTCTGGGAGTATACGTTTTCACGATATATTATGCGCTGGTGCATCTTCATATACCTGAGAGAACTTCAGCTTCACAATTCGAACCTGGCCAATTCAAGTATCTCACCTTCTGGGACTTG ATCTTACAagctgttttctttttcgtttgctTGCTAAACGATTTTGGTGGAAGCAATGAGTTATGTCCGGCAAAACGGCCAATTTTACGCCGTGTTAAAGACTTCTTTCATGCCAGTCTTGGATTCCCAGTTGCAATG TTTGTCGGTGTGACTTTCTGGGCACTCATGGCCGTGGACCGTGAGCTAGTACTACCTGCTGCTATAGACGCTTATTTTCCTTGGTGGTTAAATCATCTGATGCACACTCTGATCATGGTCACTACTTTACTTGAAATGATTATCGCTCCCCGCCAGTACCCTAAACGATTATCTGGTCTTGGAGGCCTACTTCTATTTATGGCTGCGTACTTGGTGTG gcTGCTCATTATTTATGCAGTGAGCGAAATCTGGGTGTATCCTGTCATGGAGGTTCTGTCATGGCCACTACggattgtttttttcctcgtaCTTTTCCTGTTTACTGCGATTCTGTACATCTTGGGAGAGTACTTGGATCGGCTCATCTGGG GACGGGCTAAGAAATCTGTAGGTAAGAGtgccaagaagaagaaatcaaaatga
- the LOC124416434 gene encoding clavesin-2-like: MGSPEMAEYCEYMWSSTRAHTNLALARSLYYEHNRLDPKDKKLAVKTVRAILTDTANVDLKQCTDEYITRFLHARKYRTEQAAALIIAYQNQVAHRQDIFGNLTARDPALQRALRAGIPGVLPARDRKGRCVLVILASQWDPIAVPALAVQRAIFLVLEILIQDPRNQHSGFVAVVDWGGFSLRQGGALGAAALRNLISALRGRFPARFKAIHFLSAPLCVQATLAIVKPFLDEKTRNKIYLHGNNLSTLHEHLPTDILPAELGGTGPAFNPGLWAEPVIHSAMKEAEVAATLAQKERESRARDLVELMQAKGNSKNETRTSGTATELVEISGSTKSAKINKESGVESSSTDCLQQVQAQLHECPNDDAINAEAKKLPTSHSSSKYSNPVVGPDENDQNRPTNVIRDEDQIVEIDDEPKQEGGKQDKELDQLSSVDVEVKKYRERENTEKEKETDDVPDNVEKNIRSESNGLPDDIESLEILSETNSSNDFEMVPSRPDSETSKDSYSFDLDLHTDKIVVRDGAKSATLSEEASLVT, from the exons ATGGGTTCTCCGGAGATGGCAGAATATTGTGAATACATGTGGAGCTCAACTCGGGCCCACACAAATCTCGCTCTGGCACGCAGCCTGTACTACGAGCACAACCGACTCGATCCTAAGGATAAGAAATTGGCCGTGAAGACGGTCAGGGCAATCCTCACAGATACGGCAAATGTCG ATCTCAAACAATGCACCGATGAATACATAACGAGGTTCCTACACGCGCGGAAATACCGAACAGAACAGGCTGCTGCACTGATAATCGCTTATCAGAACCAGGTAGCCCATCGACAGGATATTTTCGGAAACCTCACCGCCCGAGATCCTGCTTTGCAGCGGGCTCTGCGTGCCGGTATACCTGGTGTCCTTCCTGCCCGAGACAG GAAGGGACGATGTGTGCTGGTGATTCTGGCTTCTCAATGGGATCCCATTGCTGTTCCGGCTCTTGCAGTGCAACGCGCGATCTTTCTCGTCCTTGAAATTCTCATACAGGATCCTCGGAATCAG CACTCCGGATTCGTGGCTGTAGTGGATTGGGGCGGATTTTCATTGCGCCAAGGTGGAGCACTTGGAGCTGCTGCGCTTCGCAATCTGATATCAGCTTTGCGGGGCAGATTTCCAGCTCGATTCAAGGCTATCCATTTCCTCTCAGCTCCACTCTGTGTCCAGGCAACTTTGGCCATTGTGAAACCGTTTCTTGATGAAAAAACGCGAAACAAG ATTTATCTGCATGGAAACAACCTCAGCACTCTCCACGAACACCTTCCAACTGACATTCTTCCTGCTGAGCTGGGAGGTACAGGCCCTGCATTCAACCCTGGACTGTGGGCTGAGCCAGTTATTCATTCAGCGATGAAGGAGGCAGAAGTGGCTGCAACTCTTGCCCAAAAGGAGAGGGAATCGCGAGCTAGGGATTTGGTGGAACTTATGCAGGCAAAAGGGAACAGCAAGAACGAGACGAGGACAAGCGGTACAGCCACAGAGTTGGTGGAAATTTCAGGCTCGACAAAGTCTGCAAAGATAAATAAAGAGAGTGGAGTTGAGTCATCGTCAACGGATTGTTTACAACAAGTACAAGCACAGCTTCACGAATGCCCGAACGATGATGCGATTAACGcggaagcaaaaaaattacccaCAAGTCACTCGTCAAGCAAATACAGTAATCCTGTCGTCGGACCTGATGAAAACGACCAAAACCGACCAACAAACGTCATTCGTGACGAAGACCAGATAGTTGAAATCGATGATGAGCCGAAACAAGAAGGAGGGAAACAAGATAAGGAGCTGGATCAATTATCCAGTGTTGATGTCGAGGTGAAGAAATATCGGGAACGTGAGAATacggagaaggagaaggagacgGACGATGTTCCTGATAatgtagagaaaaatattaggAGCGAATCTAACGGCCTTCCAGATGATATTGAGTCCTTGGAAATTCTTTCGGAAACAAACAGCAGCAATGACTTTGAAATGGTGCCGAGCCGACCAGATAGTGAGACCAGCAAGGATAGTTATAGTTTCGACCTTGATCTTCACACGGATAAAATTGTTGTACGTGACGGTGCCAAGAGTGCAACGTTATCTGAGGAAGCAAGCCTTGTTACGTAG
- the LOC124416462 gene encoding uncharacterized protein LOC124416462: MDDHLHRRQSVTADLLLLIDFFNQKPRVRLRKRDTYLTDAKNKNIRTCFTLLSLALVIKSYESKILSALGVQENGLRFSVASKQGTRTTTIPITVSGSPRIHLPTV; encoded by the exons ATGGATGATCACCTGCATAGAAGACAGAGTGTTACTGCGgacctgctgctgctgatcgattttttcaaccaaaagCCACGTGTCAGACTGCGAAAACGAGA TACCTATCTGACtgatgcaaaaaataaaaacattcgaACGTGCTTTACGCTACTATCTCTAGCACTTGTGATAAAATCATACGAGAGTAAAATACTCAGTGCATTGGGCGTACAAGAGAATGGACTTCGGTTTTCTGT TGCAAGCAAACAAGGTACCAGGACAACTACGATCCCGATCACCGTTTCCGGTTCTCCACGAATTCATCTACCGACGGTCTAA
- the LOC124416449 gene encoding androgen-induced gene 1 protein-like isoform X6: MTDSKWKQRGKQACYLLTHASILGVYVFTIYYALVHLHIPERTSASQFEPGQFKYLTFWDLILQAVFFFVCLLNDFGGSNELCPAKRPILRRVKDFFHASLGFPVAMFVGVTFWALMAVDRELVLPAAIDAYFPWWLNHLMHTLIMVTTLLEMIIAPRQYPKRLSGLGGLLLFMAAYLVWLLIIYAVSEIWVYPVMEVLSWPLRIVFFLVLFLFTAILYILGEYLDRLIWGRAKKSVGKSAKKKKSK; encoded by the exons ATGACGGACAGTAAG TGGAAACAACGCGGGAAACAAGCGTGCTATCTGCTTACCCATGCTTCCATTCTGGGAGTATACGTTTTCACGATATATTATGCGCTGGTGCATCTTCATATACCTGAGAGAACTTCAGCTTCACAATTCGAACCTGGCCAATTCAAGTATCTCACCTTCTGGGACTTG ATCTTACAagctgttttctttttcgtttgctTGCTAAACGATTTTGGTGGAAGCAATGAGTTATGTCCGGCAAAACGGCCAATTTTACGCCGTGTTAAAGACTTCTTTCATGCCAGTCTTGGATTCCCAGTTGCAATG TTTGTCGGTGTGACTTTCTGGGCACTCATGGCCGTGGACCGTGAGCTAGTACTACCTGCTGCTATAGACGCTTATTTTCCTTGGTGGTTAAATCATCTGATGCACACTCTGATCATGGTCACTACTTTACTTGAAATGATTATCGCTCCCCGCCAGTACCCTAAACGATTATCTGGTCTTGGAGGCCTACTTCTATTTATGGCTGCGTACTTGGTGTG gcTGCTCATTATTTATGCAGTGAGCGAAATCTGGGTGTATCCTGTCATGGAGGTTCTGTCATGGCCACTACggattgtttttttcctcgtaCTTTTCCTGTTTACTGCGATTCTGTACATCTTGGGAGAGTACTTGGATCGGCTCATCTGGG GACGGGCTAAGAAATCTGTAGGTAAGAGtgccaagaagaagaaatcaaaatga
- the LOC124416449 gene encoding androgen-induced gene 1 protein-like isoform X5: MDSTKVKNKTRDTLLTGMHAIAFAQFAFAVYYDYTYTAIPRHIARMHSAFGGKFKFLTFWNAILQAVFFFVCLLNDFGGSNELCPAKRPILRRVKDFFHASLGFPVAMFVGVTFWALMAVDRELVLPAAIDAYFPWWLNHLMHTLIMVTTLLEMIIAPRQYPKRLSGLGGLLLFMAAYLVWLLIIYAVSEIWVYPVMEVLSWPLRIVFFLVLFLFTAILYILGEYLDRLIWGRAKKSVGKSAKKKKSK; encoded by the exons ATGGACTCTACAAAAGTGAAGAACAAAACGCGGGACACCCTGCTGACAGGAATGCACGCGATTGCCTTCGCGCAATTTGCATTCGCGGTCTATTACGATTACACCTATACAGCCATTCCTCGACATATCGCCAGGATGCACAGTGCCTTTGGCggcaaattcaaatttctcacGTTCTGGAACGCG ATCTTACAagctgttttctttttcgtttgctTGCTAAACGATTTTGGTGGAAGCAATGAGTTATGTCCGGCAAAACGGCCAATTTTACGCCGTGTTAAAGACTTCTTTCATGCCAGTCTTGGATTCCCAGTTGCAATG TTTGTCGGTGTGACTTTCTGGGCACTCATGGCCGTGGACCGTGAGCTAGTACTACCTGCTGCTATAGACGCTTATTTTCCTTGGTGGTTAAATCATCTGATGCACACTCTGATCATGGTCACTACTTTACTTGAAATGATTATCGCTCCCCGCCAGTACCCTAAACGATTATCTGGTCTTGGAGGCCTACTTCTATTTATGGCTGCGTACTTGGTGTG gcTGCTCATTATTTATGCAGTGAGCGAAATCTGGGTGTATCCTGTCATGGAGGTTCTGTCATGGCCACTACggattgtttttttcctcgtaCTTTTCCTGTTTACTGCGATTCTGTACATCTTGGGAGAGTACTTGGATCGGCTCATCTGGG GACGGGCTAAGAAATCTGTAGGTAAGAGtgccaagaagaagaaatcaaaatga
- the LOC124416449 gene encoding androgen-induced gene 1 protein-like isoform X2 — protein sequence MLPFWEYTFSRYIMRWCIFIYLRELQLHNSNLANSSISPSGTWPLDESKITNMDSTKVKNKTRDTLLTGMHAIAFAQFAFAVYYDYTYTAIPRHIARMHSAFGGKFKFLTFWNAILQAVFFFVCLLNDFGGSNELCPAKRPILRRVKDFFHASLGFPVAMFVGVTFWALMAVDRELVLPAAIDAYFPWWLNHLMHTLIMVTTLLEMIIAPRQYPKRLSGLGGLLLFMAAYLVWLLIIYAVSEIWVYPVMEVLSWPLRIVFFLVLFLFTAILYILGEYLDRLIWGRAKKSVGKSAKKKKSK from the exons ATGCTTCCATTCTGGGAGTATACGTTTTCACGATATATTATGCGCTGGTGCATCTTCATATACCTGAGAGAACTTCAGCTTCACAATTCGAACCTGGCCAATTCAAGTATCTCACCTTCTGGGACTTG GCCGTTAGACGAATCTAAGATCACAAATATGGACTCTACAAAAGTGAAGAACAAAACGCGGGACACCCTGCTGACAGGAATGCACGCGATTGCCTTCGCGCAATTTGCATTCGCGGTCTATTACGATTACACCTATACAGCCATTCCTCGACATATCGCCAGGATGCACAGTGCCTTTGGCggcaaattcaaatttctcacGTTCTGGAACGCG ATCTTACAagctgttttctttttcgtttgctTGCTAAACGATTTTGGTGGAAGCAATGAGTTATGTCCGGCAAAACGGCCAATTTTACGCCGTGTTAAAGACTTCTTTCATGCCAGTCTTGGATTCCCAGTTGCAATG TTTGTCGGTGTGACTTTCTGGGCACTCATGGCCGTGGACCGTGAGCTAGTACTACCTGCTGCTATAGACGCTTATTTTCCTTGGTGGTTAAATCATCTGATGCACACTCTGATCATGGTCACTACTTTACTTGAAATGATTATCGCTCCCCGCCAGTACCCTAAACGATTATCTGGTCTTGGAGGCCTACTTCTATTTATGGCTGCGTACTTGGTGTG gcTGCTCATTATTTATGCAGTGAGCGAAATCTGGGTGTATCCTGTCATGGAGGTTCTGTCATGGCCACTACggattgtttttttcctcgtaCTTTTCCTGTTTACTGCGATTCTGTACATCTTGGGAGAGTACTTGGATCGGCTCATCTGGG GACGGGCTAAGAAATCTGTAGGTAAGAGtgccaagaagaagaaatcaaaatga
- the LOC124416449 gene encoding androgen-induced gene 1 protein-like isoform X3: MRRQAASKCVRRKDDVNTPHTRVVPSPVEARVRSPRSEFSVVRLGLSVIHPVSVCAVLCIDSVRSWPPCPVRFTFVTDESKITNMDSTKVKNKTRDTLLTGMHAIAFAQFAFAVYYDYTYTAIPRHIARMHSAFGGKFKFLTFWNAILQAVFFFVCLLNDFGGSNELCPAKRPILRRVKDFFHASLGFPVAMFVGVTFWALMAVDRELVLPAAIDAYFPWWLNHLMHTLIMVTTLLEMIIAPRQYPKRLSGLGGLLLFMAAYLVWLLIIYAVSEIWVYPVMEVLSWPLRDGLRNL; this comes from the exons ATGCGTCGTCAGGCTGCATCGAAGTGCGTCCGACGTAAAGATGATGTAAATACTCCGCATACACGTGTCGTCCCGAGTCCCGTTGAAGCGCGCGTGCGTTCGCCTCGCAGCGAGTTCAGTGTAGTTCGACTTGGCCTTTCTGTCATCCATCCAGTCTCTGTATGTGCTGTGCTGTGCATAGATTCAGTGCGAAGCTGGCCGCCGTGTCCCGTGCGCTTCACTTTCGTCACGG ACGAATCTAAGATCACAAATATGGACTCTACAAAAGTGAAGAACAAAACGCGGGACACCCTGCTGACAGGAATGCACGCGATTGCCTTCGCGCAATTTGCATTCGCGGTCTATTACGATTACACCTATACAGCCATTCCTCGACATATCGCCAGGATGCACAGTGCCTTTGGCggcaaattcaaatttctcacGTTCTGGAACGCG ATCTTACAagctgttttctttttcgtttgctTGCTAAACGATTTTGGTGGAAGCAATGAGTTATGTCCGGCAAAACGGCCAATTTTACGCCGTGTTAAAGACTTCTTTCATGCCAGTCTTGGATTCCCAGTTGCAATG TTTGTCGGTGTGACTTTCTGGGCACTCATGGCCGTGGACCGTGAGCTAGTACTACCTGCTGCTATAGACGCTTATTTTCCTTGGTGGTTAAATCATCTGATGCACACTCTGATCATGGTCACTACTTTACTTGAAATGATTATCGCTCCCCGCCAGTACCCTAAACGATTATCTGGTCTTGGAGGCCTACTTCTATTTATGGCTGCGTACTTGGTGTG gcTGCTCATTATTTATGCAGTGAGCGAAATCTGGGTGTATCCTGTCATGGAGGTTCTGTCATGGCCACTACgg GACGGGCTAAGAAATCTGTAG